Proteins encoded by one window of Enterobacter pseudoroggenkampii:
- a CDS encoding DUF1456 family protein, which produces MLSNDILRSLRYTLKANNNDMVRILALSDMESTSASFDTWMTKEDEEGFVRCPDIILSGFLNGLIYDKRGKDPAAPELALERRVNNNTVLKKLRIAFSLKTDDIVAIMTEQKFRVSVPEVTAMMRAPDHKNYRECGDQFLRNFLRGLTHRVHHPKA; this is translated from the coding sequence ATGCTAAGTAACGATATTCTTCGTAGCCTGCGCTACACCCTGAAAGCGAACAATAACGACATGGTGCGCATTCTTGCGCTGTCCGACATGGAATCCACGTCTGCGAGTTTTGACACGTGGATGACCAAAGAAGACGAAGAGGGATTTGTCCGCTGCCCTGACATCATTCTGTCGGGTTTCCTGAACGGCCTGATTTACGATAAGCGTGGCAAAGATCCGGCCGCGCCAGAGCTGGCGCTGGAGCGTCGGGTGAACAACAACACGGTGCTGAAAAAACTGCGCATCGCGTTCTCGCTGAAAACGGACGATATCGTGGCGATCATGACTGAGCAAAAATTCCGCGTATCCGTGCCGGAAGTGACCGCCATGATGCGCGCGCCGGATCATAAAAACTACCGCGAGTGCGGCGATCAGTTTCTGCGTAATTTCCTGCGTGGGTTAACTCACCGGGTGCATCACCCGAAGGCGTGA
- the btsR gene encoding two-component system response regulator BtsR, which produces MLRVLIVDDEPLARENLRVLLQEQPDIEIVGECANAIEAIGAVHKLRPDVLFLDIQMPRISGLEMVGMLDPEHRPYIVFLTAFDEYAVKAFEEHAFDYLLKPIEEKRLEKTLTRLRQERTVQDVTLLPENQQPLKFIPCTGHSRIYLLQMDDVAFVSSRLSGVFVTSAEGNEGFTELTLRTLESRTPLIRCHRQYLVNMAHLKEIRLEDNGQAELVLRAGQTVPVSRRYLKSLKEAIGL; this is translated from the coding sequence ATGTTAAGAGTGCTGATTGTGGATGACGAGCCGCTGGCACGGGAAAACCTGCGCGTTCTGCTGCAGGAGCAGCCTGATATTGAGATTGTTGGGGAGTGCGCGAACGCCATTGAAGCCATCGGCGCGGTGCACAAACTGCGCCCGGACGTGCTGTTCCTCGATATTCAGATGCCCCGCATCAGCGGGCTGGAGATGGTCGGCATGCTCGACCCGGAACATCGTCCCTACATCGTGTTTCTGACGGCGTTTGATGAATATGCCGTTAAGGCCTTTGAGGAGCATGCGTTTGACTATCTGCTCAAGCCGATTGAAGAGAAGCGGCTGGAAAAAACGCTCACCCGTTTACGCCAGGAGCGCACCGTACAGGACGTCACGCTGCTGCCGGAAAACCAGCAGCCGCTGAAGTTCATCCCCTGCACCGGGCACAGCCGGATCTATCTTCTGCAGATGGATGATGTGGCGTTTGTCAGCAGCCGCCTGAGCGGGGTGTTTGTCACCAGCGCGGAAGGGAATGAAGGGTTTACCGAGCTGACCCTGCGCACGCTGGAGAGCCGCACGCCGCTGATTCGTTGCCACCGCCAGTATCTGGTGAACATGGCGCACCTTAAGGAGATCCGCCTGGAAGATAACGGCCAGGCCGAGCTGGTGCTGCGTGCCGGGCAAACGGTGCCCGTCAGCCGTCGCTACCTGAAGAGTTTGAAAGAGGCGATTGGGCTATAA
- a CDS encoding sensor histidine kinase — protein MYEFNLVLLLLQQMCVFLVIAWLMSKTRLFIPLMQVTVRLPHKLLCYVTFSIFCIMGTYFGLHIEDSIANTRAIGAVMGGLLGGPVVGGLVGLTGGLHRYSMGGMTALSCMISTIVEGLLGGLVHSYMIKRGRPDKVFSPLTAGAITFVAEMAQMAIILLIARPFEDALHLVGSIAAPMMVTNTVGAALFMRILLDKRAMFEKYTSAFSATALKVAASTEGILRQGFNEENSMKVAQVLYKELDIGAVAITDRERLLAFTGTGDDHHLPGKPISSAYTLRAIETGEVVYADGNEVPYRCSLHPQCKLGSTLVIPLRGENQRVMGTIKLYEAKNRLFSSINRTLGEGIAQLLSAQILAGQYERQKALLTQSEIKLLHAQVNPHFLFNALNTLKAVIRRDSDQAAQLVQFLSTFFRKNLKRPSEIVTLADEIEHVNAYLQIEQARFQSRLQVSLSVPDELAYQHLPAFTLQPIVENAIKHGTSQLLGTGEITIAASRFNHHLVLDIEDNAGLYQPSASGGLGMSLVDKRLRAHFGDDCGITVACEPDRFTRITVRLPLEENAC, from the coding sequence ATGTACGAGTTTAATCTGGTGCTGCTGTTGCTTCAGCAGATGTGCGTGTTTCTTGTCATTGCCTGGCTGATGAGCAAAACGCGCCTGTTTATCCCGCTGATGCAGGTCACCGTACGTCTGCCGCATAAGCTGCTCTGCTACGTCACCTTCTCTATTTTCTGCATCATGGGGACTTATTTTGGTCTCCATATCGAAGACTCTATTGCCAATACGCGCGCTATCGGCGCGGTGATGGGCGGGCTGCTGGGCGGTCCCGTCGTCGGTGGCCTTGTCGGTTTAACCGGGGGGCTGCATCGCTATTCCATGGGCGGGATGACGGCGCTCAGCTGCATGATCTCCACGATCGTGGAAGGTCTGCTCGGCGGGCTCGTGCACAGCTACATGATCAAACGCGGCCGCCCGGATAAAGTCTTTAGCCCGCTCACCGCCGGTGCCATTACCTTTGTAGCCGAAATGGCGCAGATGGCGATCATTCTGCTCATTGCCCGTCCGTTTGAGGATGCGCTGCACCTGGTCGGCAGTATTGCCGCCCCGATGATGGTAACCAACACCGTGGGTGCGGCGCTGTTTATGCGCATTCTGCTCGACAAGCGCGCCATGTTTGAGAAGTACACCTCGGCGTTTTCCGCCACGGCGCTGAAGGTCGCCGCCTCGACCGAAGGGATCCTGCGCCAGGGGTTCAACGAAGAGAACAGCATGAAGGTCGCGCAGGTGCTCTACAAGGAGCTGGATATCGGCGCGGTGGCTATCACCGACCGCGAGCGGCTGCTGGCCTTTACCGGCACCGGGGACGATCACCATCTGCCGGGGAAACCCATCTCCTCAGCCTACACGCTGCGCGCCATTGAAACCGGTGAGGTGGTGTACGCCGACGGTAACGAGGTGCCTTATCGCTGTTCGCTGCATCCGCAGTGCAAGCTGGGCTCCACGCTGGTGATTCCGCTGCGCGGCGAGAATCAGCGGGTGATGGGCACCATCAAGCTGTATGAGGCGAAAAACCGTCTGTTCAGCTCGATCAACCGCACGCTGGGGGAGGGGATCGCCCAGCTGCTGTCCGCGCAAATCCTCGCCGGACAGTATGAGCGGCAGAAAGCGCTGCTGACGCAGTCCGAAATTAAGCTGCTGCATGCCCAGGTCAATCCGCATTTCCTGTTCAACGCCCTCAACACGCTCAAAGCGGTGATCCGCCGCGACAGCGATCAGGCCGCGCAGTTGGTGCAGTTTCTGTCGACCTTTTTCCGCAAGAACCTGAAACGGCCGTCTGAGATCGTGACCCTCGCCGATGAGATTGAGCACGTGAATGCCTATCTGCAGATTGAGCAGGCGCGTTTCCAGTCGCGTCTGCAGGTGTCGCTCTCCGTGCCGGATGAGCTGGCGTATCAGCATCTTCCGGCCTTTACCCTGCAGCCGATTGTGGAAAACGCCATTAAGCACGGCACGTCACAGCTGCTGGGAACGGGGGAGATAACCATTGCCGCCAGCCGTTTTAACCACCATCTGGTGCTGGATATTGAAGACAATGCCGGGCTTTACCAGCCTTCCGCCTCCGGCGGTTTGGGAATGAGCCTGGTGGATAAACGCCTGCGCGCCCATTTTGGCGACGACTGTGGCATTACCGTCGCCTGTGAGCCAGACCGATTTACCCGTATTACCGTACGACTGCCGCTGGAGGAAAACGCATGTTAA
- the mlrA gene encoding HTH-type transcriptional regulator MlrA — MALYTIGEVALLCDINPVTLRAWQRRYGLLKPQRTDGGHRLFNEADIDRIREIKSWIDNGVQVGKVKSLLSHDDPDTQHLWREQQETLLRLLQAGNLQRLRAWIKEQGRDYPAQTLINHLFIPLRRRLQCQQSTLQALLSMLDGVLINYIAVCLASAKNKAGKDALVVGWNVHDTTRLWLEAWIATQKGWRVDVLAHSLAQLKPEFFEGQTLLVWCGEVPSATQQQLLTEWRENGYPVYSLGPDEP; from the coding sequence ATGGCGCTTTACACAATAGGTGAAGTGGCACTCCTTTGTGATATCAATCCCGTTACCCTACGGGCGTGGCAGCGACGGTATGGATTACTCAAACCGCAGAGGACCGACGGTGGGCATCGCCTTTTCAATGAAGCCGATATCGACCGCATTCGCGAAATTAAAAGCTGGATCGACAACGGGGTGCAGGTCGGCAAGGTGAAGTCCCTGCTGAGCCACGACGACCCGGACACGCAGCACCTCTGGCGCGAACAGCAGGAAACCCTGCTGCGACTCCTGCAGGCGGGCAACCTTCAGCGCCTGCGCGCATGGATAAAAGAGCAAGGCCGCGATTACCCGGCACAGACGCTGATCAACCATCTTTTCATTCCGCTCCGTCGACGCCTGCAGTGCCAGCAGTCCACCCTGCAGGCGCTGCTCAGCATGCTCGACGGGGTGCTGATCAACTACATCGCCGTCTGCCTTGCCTCGGCAAAGAACAAAGCCGGAAAAGATGCGCTGGTGGTCGGCTGGAACGTGCACGATACCACCCGCCTGTGGCTGGAAGCGTGGATTGCCACCCAGAAGGGCTGGCGCGTGGATGTTCTGGCGCATTCGCTGGCGCAGCTTAAGCCTGAGTTTTTTGAGGGCCAGACCCTGCTGGTCTGGTGTGGTGAAGTACCGTCCGCCACGCAGCAACAGCTGCTGACGGAATGGCGTGAGAATGGTTACCCGGTTTATTCCCTTGGTCCGGATGAGCCATAA
- a CDS encoding protein YohO, whose protein sequence is MKATKLAIITLFVLMAVSGIGGVMLAGYSFIVRGGVG, encoded by the coding sequence ATGAAGGCAACCAAACTGGCCATTATTACCCTTTTTGTCCTGATGGCCGTAAGCGGTATCGGCGGCGTGATGCTGGCAGGATACTCGTTTATTGTTCGCGGCGGTGTCGGCTGA
- a CDS encoding ABC transporter permease: MKALRDPLLWLVALFVALLFLMPHSAALFNSLFPGLPRPVYQQESFINLALAHLWLVALSSAIAVVLGVGAGIAVTRPAGREFRPLVETIAAIGQTFPPVAVLAIAVPVMGFGQQPAIIALILYGVLPVLQGTLAGIAAVPASVLSVAEGVGMSRGQRLRKVELPLAAPVIIAGIRTSVIINIGTATIASTVGANTLGTPIIIGLSGFNTAYIVQGAVLVALAAIVVDRLFERLALYLSRHRREQ, from the coding sequence GTGAAGGCACTGCGTGATCCGCTCCTCTGGCTGGTAGCGCTCTTTGTCGCTTTACTGTTTCTGATGCCCCACAGCGCGGCGTTGTTTAACAGCCTCTTTCCCGGACTGCCGCGGCCGGTCTATCAGCAGGAGAGCTTCATTAATCTCGCCCTGGCGCATCTCTGGCTGGTGGCGCTCTCAAGCGCCATTGCGGTTGTGCTGGGCGTGGGGGCGGGCATCGCGGTCACGCGGCCTGCGGGCCGGGAGTTTCGTCCGCTGGTGGAGACGATTGCGGCCATCGGGCAGACGTTTCCGCCCGTGGCGGTGCTGGCGATAGCGGTTCCGGTGATGGGCTTTGGCCAACAGCCTGCCATCATTGCGCTGATATTATACGGCGTATTGCCGGTTCTGCAGGGCACGCTGGCGGGCATCGCGGCGGTACCTGCGTCCGTGCTGAGCGTGGCGGAAGGGGTGGGGATGAGTCGCGGCCAGCGGCTGCGTAAGGTTGAACTGCCGCTTGCGGCACCGGTTATCATTGCCGGGATCCGCACGTCGGTCATCATTAACATCGGGACGGCGACCATTGCGTCTACGGTTGGTGCCAATACGCTGGGAACGCCGATTATTATCGGCCTGAGCGGGTTTAATACGGCTTATATAGTGCAGGGAGCGGTGCTGGTCGCGCTGGCGGCAATCGTCGTCGATCGCCTTTTTGAGCGGCTGGCGCTCTACCTCAGCCGACACCGCCGCGAACAATAA
- a CDS encoding ABC transporter ATP-binding protein, with translation MIEFHDVSKTFAGRPAASHLNLNFAEGAFSVLIGTSGSGKSTTLKMINRLVEHDSGLIRFAGEEIRSLPVLELRRRMGYAIQSIGLFPHWTVAQNIATVLQLEKWSRGKIADRVDELMSLLGLEPALRDRYPHQLSGGQQQRVGVARALAANPQVLLMDEPFGALDPVTRGALQAEMTRIHRILGRTIVLVTHDIDEALRLADHLVLMDHGEVVQQGSPLELLTWPKNDFVREFFGRSELGVRLLSLRTVSDYMRRDAVSVSGEPLQAQMSLRDALSAFVARQCEVLPVSDARGAPCGTLHFRDLLAGEVTREGTA, from the coding sequence ATGATTGAATTCCATGATGTCAGTAAAACGTTTGCCGGTCGCCCGGCGGCGAGCCACCTGAACCTGAACTTTGCCGAGGGGGCGTTTTCCGTGCTGATTGGCACCTCAGGCTCGGGAAAATCCACCACCCTGAAGATGATCAACCGTCTGGTGGAGCATGACAGCGGGCTGATCCGCTTTGCCGGAGAAGAGATCCGCAGCCTGCCGGTGCTGGAGCTGCGCCGTCGGATGGGCTATGCCATTCAGTCTATCGGCCTGTTTCCGCACTGGACGGTGGCGCAGAACATCGCCACCGTGCTGCAGCTGGAAAAATGGTCGCGGGGGAAAATCGCCGATCGTGTTGATGAGCTGATGTCTCTGCTGGGGTTAGAGCCCGCGCTGCGCGATCGCTATCCGCACCAGCTTTCCGGCGGGCAGCAGCAGCGCGTGGGCGTGGCGCGCGCGCTGGCGGCCAACCCGCAGGTGTTGCTGATGGACGAACCCTTTGGCGCGCTGGATCCGGTTACGCGCGGGGCGCTGCAGGCGGAGATGACCCGCATTCACCGCATTCTCGGACGCACGATCGTACTTGTGACGCACGATATTGATGAAGCCCTGCGCCTGGCTGACCATCTGGTGCTGATGGATCATGGCGAAGTGGTGCAGCAGGGCTCGCCGCTTGAGCTATTAACCTGGCCGAAGAACGACTTTGTGCGCGAGTTTTTTGGCCGCAGCGAACTGGGCGTCAGGCTGCTCTCCCTGCGAACGGTCAGCGACTATATGCGTCGGGATGCGGTGTCGGTGAGCGGCGAACCGCTGCAGGCGCAGATGAGCCTGCGGGATGCCCTCTCCGCGTTTGTCGCGCGCCAGTGCGAGGTATTGCCCGTTTCGGATGCCCGGGGCGCGCCGTGCGGAACCTTACATTTTCGCGATCTGCTGGCCGGGGAGGTGACGCGTGAAGGCACTGCGTGA
- a CDS encoding ABC transporter permease, translated as MPIKCHNRVLLLLACVAIAAVALPFVNVAPNRLMSGEGKALWQVWSFTPGWLAAALAAWVALSFWQGRTAQWLTLLLAEGLFIILFWSGGLAATHMASAESPLTRTTVGSGLWLWLALCLLVSSDAIRRLISSAVWRWVLNAQIWCIPLFLLFSGELNNLSLLKEYANRQEVFDDALAQHLTILFGTLFPALLLGIPLGMWCYRHPSRQGGVFAVLNVIQTIPSVALFGLLIAPLAGLVKSFPVLGTLGIAGTGLTPALIALVLYALLPLVRGVVAGLGQVAPDVLESAHAMGMSARQCFWKIQLPLALPLLLRSLRVVAVQTVGMAVIAALIGAGGFGALVFQGLLSSALDLVLLGVVPTIALAVVVDALFALWLALLRRRAND; from the coding sequence GTGCCAATAAAATGTCATAACCGCGTCCTGCTGCTGCTGGCCTGCGTGGCCATCGCGGCGGTCGCGCTGCCGTTTGTCAACGTAGCCCCAAACCGTCTGATGTCGGGGGAGGGCAAAGCGCTCTGGCAGGTCTGGTCTTTCACGCCGGGGTGGCTGGCGGCGGCGCTGGCCGCGTGGGTTGCGCTATCGTTCTGGCAAGGGCGCACGGCGCAGTGGCTGACGCTGCTCCTCGCTGAAGGGCTGTTTATCATTCTGTTCTGGAGTGGCGGGCTGGCGGCGACGCACATGGCATCGGCAGAAAGTCCGCTGACGAGAACCACGGTGGGTAGCGGCCTCTGGCTGTGGCTGGCGCTCTGTCTGCTGGTCAGCAGCGATGCCATTCGTCGACTCATCTCCAGCGCCGTCTGGCGCTGGGTGCTCAACGCGCAGATATGGTGCATTCCCTTGTTCCTGCTGTTCAGCGGGGAACTGAACAATCTCTCGCTGTTAAAAGAGTACGCTAACCGTCAGGAGGTGTTTGATGATGCCCTGGCGCAACACCTGACGATCCTCTTCGGGACGCTCTTTCCGGCGCTGCTGCTCGGGATCCCCCTGGGCATGTGGTGTTACCGCCATCCTTCACGTCAGGGCGGGGTCTTTGCCGTGCTCAACGTGATCCAGACCATTCCTTCCGTTGCGCTGTTTGGCCTGCTGATTGCGCCGCTGGCCGGGCTGGTGAAGTCATTTCCGGTGCTGGGAACGCTCGGCATAGCCGGAACGGGGTTAACGCCCGCCCTTATCGCGCTGGTGCTGTATGCGCTGTTGCCGCTGGTGCGCGGCGTGGTCGCGGGCCTGGGTCAGGTCGCACCTGACGTGCTGGAAAGCGCCCATGCGATGGGCATGAGCGCCCGGCAGTGTTTCTGGAAAATTCAGCTCCCGCTGGCGCTGCCCCTGCTGCTGCGCAGCCTGCGGGTGGTGGCGGTACAGACCGTCGGCATGGCGGTGATTGCGGCGCTGATTGGCGCGGGCGGCTTTGGCGCCCTGGTGTTCCAGGGGCTGCTAAGTAGTGCGCTCGATCTGGTGTTATTGGGCGTGGTTCCGACGATTGCGCTGGCGGTTGTTGTCGACGCGCTGTTTGCCTTATGGCTCGCGCTGCTCAGGAGAAGAGCCAATGATTGA